The segment GGGCATGACCTTCGCCGACGTCGCGCGGCGCGTCGGGCTGAACACCACCTCGGTGACCTATTATTTCAAGCGCAAGGAAGACCTCGCCGCCGCCGCGTTCGAGCAGACGCTCGTCTGGCTGCACGACATTCTCGACCAGGCGCTCGCCGAGCCCACCCCCGAGGCGCGCGTTGCCCGCTTCCTGGCCATCAACATGGAGCGGCTGGCGCGGATCGGCCGCGGCGAGGAACAGGCCGTCGCGATGCTGTCGGACCTGCGCGCGATGGAGGAGCCGCTCAAGGGCAAGCTGCTCGCCGGCTGGCGCAATGTGTTCCGCAAGACGCGCAGCCTGTGGGGCAGCGACGGCAACCGCGCGGAGACCGACCTGCGCGGTGCGCGCGCGCACGTGCTGCTCGAGAACAGCTTCTGGCTCAACGCCTGGATCACCCGCTACGAGATCGACGAATATCCCCGCGTCAAGGCGCGGCTGATGGACGTGTTCCGCCACGGCATCGCCGCGCCCGGCCAAAGCTGGGCGCCGGAATTGTTCGAGCTCGTCCACGACGAGCCCGAGCCGGGCCGCGAAGCCTTCCTGCTCGCCGCCACCCGGCTGATCAACGAGCTCGGCTATCGCGGCGCCTCGGTGCAGCGCATCGCCTCCGAGCTCAACGTCACCAAGGGCAGCTTTTACCACCATCTCGACGCCAAGGACGATCTGGTGATCGCCTGCTACAAGCGCAGCTTCGACATCCTCGCCGATGCGCAGCGGCTGGCCGAGGGGCATGCCGGCAGCCAGTGGCAGCGGATCGAGAGCACGCTGGCGACCCTGCTCGACTATCAGTTTTCCGAACGCGGGCCGCTGCTGCGCACGACGGCGCTGTCCGGCCTGCCCCCGCATGTCCGCAACACGATGCTCGACCGCTCGAACCGGATCGCGCGGCGCTTTGCAGGCATGCTGTCCGACGGCATCGCCGAGGGAACGATCCGCCCGATCGACCCGCTGGTCGCCAGCCAGGCGCTGATGGCGCTGCAGAATGCCGCGTTCGACATGCGCAAATGGGCGGGCACAATGCCGCGCGAGCGGGCGGTGGCCTTCTATGCGTCCACCCTCGCCTATGGCCTGTTCGACGATCGTGTGCTGGAGGGCTGACGGCGCCCGTCAGAGGTGCTTCTTGTCCAGCTTGCGCGCGAGGGTGCGCCGGTGGAGCCCCAGCCGCCGGGCCGCTTCGGAGAGGTTGTAGTTGGTATCCGCCAGCGTTTGGTGGATATGCTCCCATTCGAGCGTTCGGATCGAGGTCGGCCGCGCCTTGAGCTCGGTATCGACATCGCCTTCAACGCGGTCGAACGCGGCTTCGATATCGTCGGTATTGGCCGGCTTCATCAGATAGTTGGTCGCGCCCAGCTTCACCGCCTCGACCGCGGTACTGATACTGGCGAACCCGGTCAGCACGACGATCCGCATTGTCGGGTCAATCTCGTGCAACTGCTTGACGCAGACCAGCCCCGAACTGCCACCGAGCCGCAGGTCGACGACGGCGCGATCGGGGCCAAACTCCCGGGCGAGCGGTTCCAGATCCTCGGGACCGTTGCGCACCTCGACGGTATAACCGCGCCGCTCAAAGGAACGCCCCAGCGTTCGCGCGAACACCGCATCATCCTCGACAATCAACAACTTGTGCGCGGTCATTCGCCTTCATCCTCAAGTGCGAGCGCCGCCTGCGGCACGCGGAGCAGCACCTCGGCCCCGCCGCCCTCGCGATTGCGCGCGGTCAGCGTGCCGCCCAGTGTTCGTAGCACATTGTGCGTCAGGAACAGCCCCAGACCGGCGCCCTGCTTGCCCTTGCTGCTGTTGTAGGGGTCGCCGATGCGCGGCAGGATCTCGTCGGGGAAGCCGCGACCGTCGTCGCGAACGGACAGGACCAGTGCGTCCTCGTCCTGGCCGACCGACAGCCGGATGCGAGTCGCCCCGGCTTCCACCGCATTGTCGAGCAGGTTGACGATCGACTGGCCAAGCGCGCGATCGGCGACGATCGGCAGGTCGCTGCCCAGTCGATAGTCGAGGATCACGCTGTCGTTGCGCGGCCAGGCTTCCACCAGACCGGTGACGAAGCGGCGCAACGTCGTGCGTTCCGGCGCCTCGCCGCTGATCTCGCCCGCGGCGAACAGAATGCCGGCGACGATCGCCTTGCAGCGGGCTACCTCGGCCTGCATGTCCGCCACCTCGGCGCTGAGTTGCGGGTCCTTGGCGATCTTCTTGTCCGCGCGCCAGTCGCCCAGCGCCACCGAGAGCGACGCGAGCGGCGTGCCCAGCTCATGCGCGGCGCCGCTGGCGAGCAGCCCCATGCGGACGATATGCTCCTCCTCGGCGGCGCGCTGGCGCAGCTCGGCGAGGCGCGCATCGCGATCGCGCAGGTTGCGGGCGATGCGGGTCACGAACTGGACGATCAGCGTCGCGGTGAGCGTGTAGTTGAACCACAGCGCGAACAGGAACGCCCCCGACAGCGAGGTGGAGAGCATCGGCGGCAACGGCAGCGGCCGGTGCACCACGGCAAGGAAGGCGAAGGCGGCGCTGGTAAGGAAGACCAGCACCCAGCTTGACGCAGTCTCGAGCAGCACCGCCCCCAGCACCACCTGCAGCAGATAGAGCGAGACGAAGGGGTTGGTCGCGCCGCCGCTCAGATAGAGCAGTACCGTCAGGCACATCACGTCGACCAGCAGCCCGGCCATCACCTGTGCATTGGTCGCCGGGCGCAGCGCGCGCGCCGGATACATTGCCAGGTTGAGCGAGACCAGCACGCCCACCGTGATGAGCATCGGTACCAGTGGCAGCCGGACGTCGAAGAACAGATGGACGCCAAGAATGGTGGTCAGCTGCCCCAGCACCGCCAGCCAGCGCAGCTGGACGAGCAGCAAGAGGTTGCGGCGCGCTGCGTCCTCCGGCGTCGCCGTGGTCATGCGTCTCCGCGCCCACGCCACGCCCGCCAGGCGAACCAGGCGGTCAGCAGGGCAAGGCCGAACCAGGTCAGCGCATAGACGAGATGGTTGTTGGTGAAGCGGACGACGGTCATCCCGCCGCGCGGCCAGCCATCGCCGCTGCGGTCCGCGTCGATGAAATAGGGTGCGAGCTGCGGCAGCCCCTGCCCCATCGCAGCCACGTCGCGCGAATACCAGCGATTGGCGGCGGGATCATTGGTGCGGAGGAACCCGCCCTTGGGCTCGCTCAGGCGCAGCAGGCCGGTGAGGCTGAGCGGCTTGACGCTGGAAGTGATGCATCCGGGCAGCGTCTTGCCCTCCGGCAGGAAGCCGCGATTGACGAAGACGGTGAAGCCGCGCGCGGTGACCAGCGGGGTCATTACCCATTTGCCGGGACCGAGGTCGGTGACGGCCTGGGCCAGCTTGGTGCGGCAGGGAAGATAGGTGCCGGTAATCCGGACGCGGCGATAGCTCGCTTCGCTATCAATGCCAGCCCATTCGGCGGGCCCGGGGGCGGGCACCGGCGCCGTGGCCAGCCCCCGCTCCACCCGGTCGATCAATGCCAGCTTCCAGGCGCGTCGCTCGACCTGCCAGATGCCGAGGCCGAGGAGGATGGCGATCAGCGGCAGCAGCGCGATCGCCATCCAGTTGCGGGAAGCCGGCCGGCTCACATGCCGGCGCCGGAAGCCATCCCGGGCATCATGTTGAGGTTCATGTTGTACATCACCCACAACGAGCCCGCGAGCGCGATGACGATGATGATGGCCGTGAACACCAGCGCCATCAGGGTCCAGCCCTGCTCCGACTTGCTGTTCATGTGGAGGAAGTAGATCATGTGGACGACGATCTGCACCATCGCCAGCGCCGCGCAGATCGCCACCGCCACGCGGGTGTCGGCGACCCAGCCGCCCATCACGATCCCGAAGGGGATCGCGGTAAGGACGACCGAGAGCAGGAAGCCGGTGATGTAGCCGCCGCGGGTCGAGTGCGGCGCATCATGGCCATGATCGTGGCCGTGGCCGTGACCATGGCCATGGCCGGCGTGGCTGTGGGGGTGCGCGCTCATCGCATGGCTCCAAACAGATAGACGAAGGTGAACACGCCGATCCAGATCACGTCCAGGAAATGCCAGAACAGCGACAGGCACTGCAGACGACGGACGTTTGCGGGGATCAGGCCCTTGCGACCGATCTGCACCATCAGCGTGAACAGCCAGATCAAGCCGAAGGTGACGTGCAGGCCGTGGGTGCCCACCAAGGTGAAAAAGGACGAGAGGAACGCCGAGCGCCACGGACCCGCACCTTCATGGATCAGGTTCGAGAATTCGTAGAGCTCGATGCCGAGGAAGGCGGCGCCGAACAGCGCAGTCAGCAGCAGCCAGGCCTGGACGGCGCCCTTGCGCTGTTCCTGCATGGCGATCATCGCGAAGCCGTAGGTGATCGACGAGAACAGCAGCATTGCCGTGTTCACCGCCACCAGCGGCAGCTCGAACAGCTCGTGGGAGGTCGGGCCTCCCGCGTAGCTGGTGCCATAGACGCCCCATGCCGCGAACAGCATCGCGAAGATGAGGCAGTCGCTCATCAGGTACATCCAGAAGCCGAGCAGCGTGCTGCCGCCGGGTTCGTGATGCTCCTCCTCGAGCTGGTAGAAGACGGGCGTGTCGCCCGTCGGTACGGTCGTGGCGCTCATCGCGTCAGGCTCCATGGCGCGCAAGCACCGTGGTGCGCGCATTCTCGGTTTCGGTCACTTCTTCCGCAGAGATGTAGAAGTCGCGATCATAGTTGAAGGTATGGGCGATCGCCGTGACGAGCAGGCCCAGGAACGATGCGGCCGCGAGCCACCAGATGTACCAGATCATCGCGAAGCCGAACGCCAGCGAGAAGCCCGCCAGGACGATGCCCGCCCAGGTGTTCTTCGGCATGTGGATCGGCAGATAGCCCGACACCGGACGCACTGCGCCGCGCGACTTCATGTCGTACCAGGCATCCAGATCGTGGATGACCGGCGAGAACGCGAAGTTGTAGGCCGGCGGCGGCGACGAGGTCGCCCATTCCAGCGTGCGGCCCTGCCACGGGTCGCCGGTCTCGTCGCGCAGCGCGTCGCGATTGCGGATGCTGACGACGATCTGGAGCAGGAAGGCGGCGATGCCGACCGCGATGATCGCGGCGCCGATCGCGGCGATCACGAACCAGATCTGCAGGCTCGGATCGTCGAAGTGGCGCAGACGACGGGTCACGCCCATCAGGCCGAGCACGTAGAGCGGCGTGAACGCCACCCAGAAGCCGACGACCCAGCACCAGAAGGAGACGAGGCCCCACTTCTTGTCGAGCTTGAAGCCGAACGCCTTGGGCCACCAGTAGTTGATGCCTGCGAACATGCCGAACAGCACGCCGCCGATGATCACGTTGTGGAAGTGCGCGACCAGGAACAGCGAGTTGTGCAGCACGAAGTCGGCCGGGGGTACCGCCAGCATCACGCCGGTCATGCCGCCGATCACGAAGGTCAGCATGAACGCCACCGTCCACATCATCGGCAGTTCGAAGCGGATACGGCCCTTGTACATTGTGAACAGCCAGTTGAAGATCTTGGCACCCGTCGGGATCGAGATGATCATCGTGGTGATGCCGAAGAAGCTGTTCACGCTCGCGCCCGAGCCCATCGTGAAGAAGTGATGGAGCCAGACGAGGTACGACAGGATGGTGATGACCAGCACGGCGTAGACCATCGAGGTATAGCCGAACAGGCGCTTGCCCGAGAAGGTCGAGGTGACTTCGGAGAAGATGCCGAACGCCGGCAGGATCAGGATGTAGACCTCCGGGTGACCCCAGATCCAGATCATGTTCACGTACATCATCGGGTTGCCGCCGGCGGTGTTCGTGAAGAAGTGCGTCCCGACATAGCGATCGAGGCTGAGCATCGCGAGCACCGCGGTCAGCACCGGGAAGGCGGCGACAATCAGGATGTTGGTGGCAAGCGCGGTCCAGGTGAAGATCGGCATCTTCATCAGGCCCATGCCCGGCGCGCGCATCTTGACGATGGTGGCGACCAGGTTGACGCCGGAGAGCAGCGTGCCGACACCCGCGATCTGCAGCGCCCAGACATAATAGTCGACGCCCACGTCGGGGGAGTAATCGAGGCCCGACAGCGGCGCCATCGCCAGCCAGCCGGTCCGCGCGAACTCGCCGATGAACAGGCTAGCCATCACCAGCGCCGCACCCGCCGCCGTCATCCAGAAGCTGAAATTGTTCAGGAACGGGAAGCTGACGTCGCGCGCGCCGATCTGCAGCGGCACCACGAAATTCATCAGGCCGGTGACGAAGGGCATCGCCACGAAGAAGATCATGATCACGCCGTGGGCGGTGAACACCTGATCATAATGGTGCGCGTTGAGATAGCCTTCGTTCGCACCGAACGCCATCGCCTGCTGGCCGCGCATCATGATCGCGTCGGCGAAACCGCGCAGCAGCATTACCAGGCCCAGCACCATGTACATGATGCCGATGCGCTTGTGGTCGACGGTGGTGAACCACTCCTTCCAGAGATAGCCCCACAGGCGGAAATAGGTCAGCGCGCCCAGCAGCGCGATGCCGCCGAGCGCGACGCCAGCGAACGTGGCGACGACGATCGGCTCGTGGATCGGCAGACTCTCGATCGAGAGCCGGCCGAAGATCATCTTCAAAGTGTCAGACATGGCAGTGCTCAAGCCTCGCCCGCCGCCGCGCGGCCGGGATAGGCCGGCGCGTCCATGCGGGTCATGTTACGGTTCGAATCCGCGCCGGGTTCGGAGTGGCCGGCGGGAGCGCCGTGCGGATGGGTCAGGTGCGGACTGGGCTTCATTTCATCCGGCGACTTCATCAGCGCGCCATCGGCGCCTTCGCCCGGACGGTTGTTTACCGCAGGCGCAACTTCCTGGGCACCCGCACCATGGTGCATCGTGCCGTGGCCGCAGGCGGTGCCCGGCTTCACGCACATCTGTACGATGCGATCGAACAGGCCGCCCTCGACGGTGCCGAAGTGCATCGCCGGCACCTTCTCGCTCGGCTTTTCAAGCGTGAGATACTGGGCGGTGTCCAGTGCGCTCGCGGACGCCTTGGTCTTCGCGACCCACTGGTCGAAGCCCGTCGCGTCCACCGACTGGGTCGGGAAGTGCATGTAGGAGAAACCCGAGCCGCTATAGTTGGCGCTCTGGCCCTCGAAGGTGCCGACGCGGTTCATCACCGCGTGGAGCTTCGTTTCCATGCCCGGCATCGTGTAAATCATGCCCGCCATCGCCGGGACGTAGAAGGTGTTCATCACGCTCGACGAAGTGAGGCGGAAGCGCACCTGGCGATCGGCCGGCAGCACCAGCTCGTTGACCGTCGCAACGCCCTGCTCGGGGTAGATGAACAGCCACTTCCAGTCGAGCGAGACGACCTGGATCTCCAGCGGCGCCTGGCCCGCCGGGATCGGCTTGCCCGGGGCGATGCGGTCCAGCGGCCGATACGGGTCCAGCTGGTGCGTGGTGAGCCAGGTCAGCGCGCCAAGCGCGATGATGATCAGCAGCGGAGCCGCCCAGATCACCAGCTCGATCCGGGTCGAGTGATCCCAGTCGGGTTCGTATTCCGACTCGGTGTTGCTCGCGCGATACTTGATCGCGAAAACAACCGTCAGGATCATCACCGGAACGATGATGAGCAGCATCAAAAATACCGACCAGAGGATCAGGTCGGCCTGCTGCCGTGCAACATCGCCGGATGGATTCATCACGACAAGGTCGCACCCGCCGAGGATCAGCGGGGCAGCGAGGGTAGCGATCAGGGCCGTCGGCCGGAGGGCGCGACGGAACGGGGTCATGGATCGAAACATAGCGGCCGCGAGTTAGGAGGGGTTGTGCGGGTGCGAAATAGGACAATTTGTCCCATGGCTGCAACCCGAGAGTTTCCCTAGGTGCTTTCCCCAAAGCTTTGCGGTAGACATAGTCCCATGGCCAATGCTCAGCTTGGTTCGACGCAGATCGAACATGACGCCCGCCTGATCAACACCGGACACGGTGACGATCACCTCCGCCCCGGCGATATCGCCATCGGCGTGATCATCGGGCGAACATCCGAGTTTTTCGACTTCTTTGTATACGCGATCGCCTCGGTGCTGGTCTTCCCGGCGCTGGTATTCCCTTATATGGATCGTGTGACCGGCACGCTGTGGTCGTTCGCGCTTTTCCCGCTCGCGTTCATCGCCCGTCCTATCGGTACCCAGATCTTCATGCGCATCGACCGCCGTCATGGACGCGGCGCGAAGCTCACGCTCGCGCTGTTCCTGCTCGGCACCGCGACCGTGACCATGGCATTCCTGCCTGGCTATGAGCAGGTCGGCATCTGGTCGGCGATCCTGCTGGCGGCGCTGCGGGTGCTGCAGGGCCTGGCGCTGGGCGGCGCCTGGGACGGCCTCGCCTCGCTGCTGGCGCTTAACGCACCGCCAGCGCGTCGCGGCTGGTATGCGATGGTGCCGCAGCTCGGCGCCCCGCTCGGCCTGATGGTGGCGAGCGGGCTCTTCGCCTATTTCCTCGGCGCGCTCGACTCGGCCGACTTCATGAGCTGGGGCTGGCGCTATCCCTTCTTCGTCGCCTTCGCGCTCAACGTGGTGGCGCTGTTCGCCCGCCTGCGCATGGTTGTGGCACCCGAATATGTGAAGCTCTTCGAGAGCCGCGAATTGACGCCGTCGCGCGTCACCGCGACGATCAAGGCGCAGTGGCGCAACATCGTGATCGGTGCCTTCGCACCGCTGGCGAGCTTCGCGCTGTTCCACATGGTCACGGTGTTCCCGCTCTCCTGGATCGCGCTCTACACCACCGAGGATCTGACTCGCTTCCTGCTGATCGAGGTCGGCGCCGCGGCCTG is part of the Sphingomonas sp. genome and harbors:
- a CDS encoding response regulator transcription factor, with the translated sequence MTAHKLLIVEDDAVFARTLGRSFERRGYTVEVRNGPEDLEPLAREFGPDRAVVDLRLGGSSGLVCVKQLHEIDPTMRIVVLTGFASISTAVEAVKLGATNYLMKPANTDDIEAAFDRVEGDVDTELKARPTSIRTLEWEHIHQTLADTNYNLSEAARRLGLHRRTLARKLDKKHL
- a CDS encoding TetR/AcrR family transcriptional regulator → MPSPPKTETTNTKRFQAKRDAILAAAAAAINEQSAKGMTFADVARRVGLNTTSVTYYFKRKEDLAAAAFEQTLVWLHDILDQALAEPTPEARVARFLAINMERLARIGRGEEQAVAMLSDLRAMEEPLKGKLLAGWRNVFRKTRSLWGSDGNRAETDLRGARAHVLLENSFWLNAWITRYEIDEYPRVKARLMDVFRHGIAAPGQSWAPELFELVHDEPEPGREAFLLAATRLINELGYRGASVQRIASELNVTKGSFYHHLDAKDDLVIACYKRSFDILADAQRLAEGHAGSQWQRIESTLATLLDYQFSERGPLLRTTALSGLPPHVRNTMLDRSNRIARRFAGMLSDGIAEGTIRPIDPLVASQALMALQNAAFDMRKWAGTMPRERAVAFYASTLAYGLFDDRVLEG
- a CDS encoding ATP-binding protein; this encodes MTTATPEDAARRNLLLLVQLRWLAVLGQLTTILGVHLFFDVRLPLVPMLITVGVLVSLNLAMYPARALRPATNAQVMAGLLVDVMCLTVLLYLSGGATNPFVSLYLLQVVLGAVLLETASSWVLVFLTSAAFAFLAVVHRPLPLPPMLSTSLSGAFLFALWFNYTLTATLIVQFVTRIARNLRDRDARLAELRQRAAEEEHIVRMGLLASGAAHELGTPLASLSVALGDWRADKKIAKDPQLSAEVADMQAEVARCKAIVAGILFAAGEISGEAPERTTLRRFVTGLVEAWPRNDSVILDYRLGSDLPIVADRALGQSIVNLLDNAVEAGATRIRLSVGQDEDALVLSVRDDGRGFPDEILPRIGDPYNSSKGKQGAGLGLFLTHNVLRTLGGTLTARNREGGGAEVLLRVPQAALALEDEGE
- the cyoC gene encoding cytochrome o ubiquinol oxidase subunit III; its protein translation is MSATTVPTGDTPVFYQLEEEHHEPGGSTLLGFWMYLMSDCLIFAMLFAAWGVYGTSYAGGPTSHELFELPLVAVNTAMLLFSSITYGFAMIAMQEQRKGAVQAWLLLTALFGAAFLGIELYEFSNLIHEGAGPWRSAFLSSFFTLVGTHGLHVTFGLIWLFTLMVQIGRKGLIPANVRRLQCLSLFWHFLDVIWIGVFTFVYLFGAMR
- the cyoB gene encoding cytochrome o ubiquinol oxidase subunit I, with product MSDTLKMIFGRLSIESLPIHEPIVVATFAGVALGGIALLGALTYFRLWGYLWKEWFTTVDHKRIGIMYMVLGLVMLLRGFADAIMMRGQQAMAFGANEGYLNAHHYDQVFTAHGVIMIFFVAMPFVTGLMNFVVPLQIGARDVSFPFLNNFSFWMTAAGAALVMASLFIGEFARTGWLAMAPLSGLDYSPDVGVDYYVWALQIAGVGTLLSGVNLVATIVKMRAPGMGLMKMPIFTWTALATNILIVAAFPVLTAVLAMLSLDRYVGTHFFTNTAGGNPMMYVNMIWIWGHPEVYILILPAFGIFSEVTSTFSGKRLFGYTSMVYAVLVITILSYLVWLHHFFTMGSGASVNSFFGITTMIISIPTGAKIFNWLFTMYKGRIRFELPMMWTVAFMLTFVIGGMTGVMLAVPPADFVLHNSLFLVAHFHNVIIGGVLFGMFAGINYWWPKAFGFKLDKKWGLVSFWCWVVGFWVAFTPLYVLGLMGVTRRLRHFDDPSLQIWFVIAAIGAAIIAVGIAAFLLQIVVSIRNRDALRDETGDPWQGRTLEWATSSPPPAYNFAFSPVIHDLDAWYDMKSRGAVRPVSGYLPIHMPKNTWAGIVLAGFSLAFGFAMIWYIWWLAAASFLGLLVTAIAHTFNYDRDFYISAEEVTETENARTTVLARHGA
- the cyoA gene encoding ubiquinol oxidase subunit II encodes the protein MTPFRRALRPTALIATLAAPLILGGCDLVVMNPSGDVARQQADLILWSVFLMLLIIVPVMILTVVFAIKYRASNTESEYEPDWDHSTRIELVIWAAPLLIIIALGALTWLTTHQLDPYRPLDRIAPGKPIPAGQAPLEIQVVSLDWKWLFIYPEQGVATVNELVLPADRQVRFRLTSSSVMNTFYVPAMAGMIYTMPGMETKLHAVMNRVGTFEGQSANYSGSGFSYMHFPTQSVDATGFDQWVAKTKASASALDTAQYLTLEKPSEKVPAMHFGTVEGGLFDRIVQMCVKPGTACGHGTMHHGAGAQEVAPAVNNRPGEGADGALMKSPDEMKPSPHLTHPHGAPAGHSEPGADSNRNMTRMDAPAYPGRAAAGEA
- a CDS encoding SURF1 family protein yields the protein MAIALLPLIAILLGLGIWQVERRAWKLALIDRVERGLATAPVPAPGPAEWAGIDSEASYRRVRITGTYLPCRTKLAQAVTDLGPGKWVMTPLVTARGFTVFVNRGFLPEGKTLPGCITSSVKPLSLTGLLRLSEPKGGFLRTNDPAANRWYSRDVAAMGQGLPQLAPYFIDADRSGDGWPRGGMTVVRFTNNHLVYALTWFGLALLTAWFAWRAWRGRGDA
- the cyoD gene encoding cytochrome o ubiquinol oxidase subunit IV, which encodes MSAHPHSHAGHGHGHGHGHDHGHDAPHSTRGGYITGFLLSVVLTAIPFGIVMGGWVADTRVAVAICAALAMVQIVVHMIYFLHMNSKSEQGWTLMALVFTAIIIVIALAGSLWVMYNMNLNMMPGMASGAGM
- a CDS encoding MFS transporter; its protein translation is MANAQLGSTQIEHDARLINTGHGDDHLRPGDIAIGVIIGRTSEFFDFFVYAIASVLVFPALVFPYMDRVTGTLWSFALFPLAFIARPIGTQIFMRIDRRHGRGAKLTLALFLLGTATVTMAFLPGYEQVGIWSAILLAALRVLQGLALGGAWDGLASLLALNAPPARRGWYAMVPQLGAPLGLMVASGLFAYFLGALDSADFMSWGWRYPFFVAFALNVVALFARLRMVVAPEYVKLFESRELTPSRVTATIKAQWRNIVIGAFAPLASFALFHMVTVFPLSWIALYTTEDLTRFLLIEVGAAACGLVAIVISGILADRIGRRSLLGYTAAAIAAYSGFAPQLLEKGNAGETVFMVLGFILLGLAFGQSSGAVASNFPKRARYTGAALTSDLAWLFGAGFAPLGALLLAANWGVIASGLYLLSGAAGTLIALYFNKELGRRLD